A stretch of Oryza brachyantha chromosome 4, ObraRS2, whole genome shotgun sequence DNA encodes these proteins:
- the LOC102712528 gene encoding probable isoaspartyl peptidase/L-asparaginase 2 has product MARWAIAIHGGAGVDPNLPEHRQEEAKRVLARCLQVGVDALRGGAAAVDVVEAVVRELESDPFFNSGRGSALTRLGTVEMEASIMDGRGRRCGAVSGVSTVKNPVSLARLVMDKSPHSYLAFDGAEEFAREQGVDVVDNSYFITEDNVGMLKLAKEANSILFDYRIPLGGSETCSAQAENPNGMVMNGLPISIYAPETVGCAVVDSNGFTAAATSTGGLMNKMTGRIGDSPLIGSGTYACAACAVSCTGEGEAIIRSTLARDVAAVMEYRGAGLQEAVDYCVKERLDEGFAGLIAVSGAGEVAYGFNCTGMFRGCATEDGFMEVGIWE; this is encoded by the exons atggctcGCTGGGCCATTGCGatccacggcggcgccggcgtggacCCGAACCTGCCGGAGCACCGCCAGGAGGAGGCGAAGCGGGTCCTGGCGCGGTGCCTGCAGGTCGGCGTCGACGcgctgcgcggcggcgcggcggcggtcgacgTCGTCGAGGCCGTGGTGCGGGAGCTGGAGTCCGACCCGTTCTTCAACTCCGGCAGGGGCTCCGCCCTCACACGCCTCGGCACCGTCGAGATGGAGGCCAGCATCATggacggccgcggccgccgctgcggcgCCGTGTCCGGCGTCTCCACCGTCAAGAACCCGGTCTCCCTCGCCCGCCTCGTCATGGACAAGTCGCCGCACTCGTACCTCGCCTtcgacggcgccgaggagTTCGCGCGCGAGCAG GGCGTTGATGTCGTGGACAATAGCTACTTCATCACCGAGGACAACGTCGGCATGCTCAAGCTCGCCAAGGAGGCCAACTCCATCCTG TTTGACTACCGGATCCCGCTGGGAGGGTCGGAGACGTGCAGCGCGCAGGCGGAGAACCCGAACGGCATGGTGATGAACGGCCTCCCCATCAGCATCTACGCGCCGGAGACGGTGGGCTGCGCGGTGGTGGACTCGAACGGCTTCACCGCGGCGGCCACGTCCACCGGCGGGCTGATGAACAAGATGACCGGCCGCATCGGCGACTCGCCGCTGATCGGCTCGGGCACCTACGCCTGCGCAGCCTGCGCGGTGTCGTGcaccggcgagggcgaggccaTCATCCGCTCCACGCTGGcccgcgacgtcgccgccgtcatgGAGTACAGGGGCGCCGGCCTCCAGGAGGCCGTCGACTACTGCGTCAAGGAGCGCCTCGACGAAGGCTTCGCCGGCCTCATcgccgtctccggcgccggcgaggtggcgtACGGGTTCAACTGCACCGGCATGTTCAGGGGGTGCGCCACCGAGGACGGCTTCATGGAGGTCGGCATCTGGGAGTGA
- the LOC102713271 gene encoding D-3-phosphoglycerate dehydrogenase 3, chloroplastic-like: MAAPSHTTTTHHRILLPGAHHHRALAAPSVLRLPLRAHGRRGRLAVSAGAAAPAASTAAPSEPATGAVAGKPTVLVAEKLGAAGLELLREFANVDCSYGLSPEELRAKIPLCDALIVRSGTKVGRDVFEASAGRLRVVGRAGVGIDNVDLAAATEHGCLVVNAPTANTVAAAEHGIALLTAMARNIAQADASLKAGKWQRNKYVGVSLVGKTLAILGFGKVGSEVARRAKGLGMHVIAHDPYASADRAHAIGVELVSMEEALTTADFISLHMPLTPATNKMLNDETFAKMKKGVRIINVARGGVIDEDALVRALDSGIVAQAALDVFTKEPPAPDSKLVLHENVTVTPHLGASTVEAQEGVAIEIAEAVIGALKGELAASAVNAPMVPAEVLSELAPYVVLAEKLGRLAVQLVAGGGGIKAVKVTYASARAPDDLDTRLLRAMITKGLIEPISSVFVNLVNADFTAKQRGVRITEERILLDGSPETPIDYIQVHIAHVDSKFPSAISESGEITVEGKVKDGIPHLTKVGAFQVDVSLEGSLILCRQVDQPGMIGSVGSVLGEENVNVSFMSVGRIAPRKHAVMAIGVDEEPSKSTLTRIGEIPAIEEFVFLKL, from the exons atggcggcgccgtcgcacactaccaccacccaccaccgcatcctcctcccgggggctcaccaccaccgcgcgctggcggcgccgtccgtcctccgcctcccgctcCGCGCGCACGGCCGCCGGGGGCGGCTCGCCGTCTCGGCCGGGGCGGCCGCGCCCGCGGCATCGACCGCGGCGCCGTCCGAGCCGGCCACGGGGGCCGTCGCCGGGAAGCCGACCGTGCTCGTCGCCGAGAAGCTCGGCGCCGCGGGGCTCGAGCTGCTCCGGGAGTTCGCCAACGTGGACTGCTCCTACGGTCTCTCCCCCGAGGAGCTCCGGGCCAAGATCCCGCTCTGCGACGCGCTCATCGTGCGGTCGGGGACCAAGGTCGGGCGCGACGTGTTCGAGGCCTCCGCCGGGAGGCTCCGCGTCGTGGGACGCGCCGGGGTCGGGATCGACAAcgtcgatctcgccgccgccaccgagcaTGGGTGCCTCGTCGTCAACGCGCCCACGGCGAAcaccgtcgccgcggcggagcaCGGCATCGCGCTGCTCACAGCTATGGCCAGGAACATCGCGCAGGCCGACGCATCGCTCAAGGCTG GTAAATGGCAGCGCAACAAGTATGTGGGTGTATCTCTCGTTGGTAAAACTCTTGCAATTCTTGGATTTGGAAAGGTTGGGTCAGAAGTTGCACGTCGTGCTAAAGGTTTGGGAATGCATGTCATTGCACATGATCCGTATGCTTCTGCTGATCGTGCCCATGCCATTGGAGTTGAACTCGTAAGCATGGAAGAAGCCTTGACAACCGCTGACTTTATCTCGTTGCACATGCCTCTTACCCCTGCAACAAACAAGATGCTCaatgatgaaacttttgctaAGATGAAGAAGGGTGTTCGGATTATTAACGTTGCACGCGGTGGTGTAATTGATGAAGATGCTCTAGTCAGGGCTCTTGATTCAGGAATAGTTGCACAG GCTGCCCTTGATGTGTTCACTAAAGAGCCACCAGCTCCAGATAGCAAATTAGTGCTGCATGAGAATGTTACTGTAACACCACATCTTGGTGCCAGCACAGTGGAAGCACAG GAAGGAGTTGCCATTGAAATAGCTGAAGCTGTCATTGGAGCTCTAAAAGGGGAACTTGCAGCCTCTGCGGTCAATGCACCAATGGTTCCTGCTGAG GTGCTGTCAGAGCTTGCACCTTATGTTGTGCTTGCAGAGAAGCTTGGGCGCCTGGCTGTGCAACTTgtggctggtggtggtggtatcAAGGCTGTGAAGGTGACCTATGCTTCTGCAAGGGCTCCTGATGATCTCGATACAAGACTTCTCCGTGCAATGATCACCAAGGGGTTGATTGAACCAATCTCCAGTGTTTTCGTCAATCTGGTCAATGCTGACTTCACTGCAAAGCAGAGGGGAGTTCGTATCACTGAGGAGAGAATCTTGTTGGATGGCTCACCTGAGACGCCTATTGACTACATCCAAGTTCATATCGCCCATGTTGATTCCAAATTTCCCAGTGCAATATCTGAGAGTGGAGAGATCACTGTTGAGGGGAAGGTCAAGGATGGTATCCCCCATTTGACAAAGGTTGGAGCATTCCAGGTTGATGTGAGCTTGGAAGGAAGTCTTATCCTCTGCAGGCAGGTTGATCAACCTGGTATGATCGGCTCAGTTGGAAGCGTCCTTGGTGAGGAGAATGTCAATGTCAGTTTCATGAGTGTTGGAAGAATCGCTCCTCGCAAGCATGCTGTCATGGCGATTGGTGTTGATGAGGAACCTAGCAAGAGCACACTGACAAGGATTGGGGAGATTCCGGCCATTGAAGAGTTTGTTTTCCTCAAGCTCTAG
- the LOC102713544 gene encoding alpha-N-acetylglucosaminidase-like, with protein sequence MPAPRFLRILLLLVALACAASEVGCSDRRFPHLDRLRELHRREARPAAEQEAAARGLLTRLLPSHSASFDFRVISTDQCGGKACFIVDNYPLFDGEGTPEILILGISGVEISAGLHWYLKHYCASHISWDKTGGTQLSSVPRPGSLPRVPSGGILIQRPIGWSYYQNAVTSSYSFAWWDWERWQKEIDWMALQGINLPLAFTGQEAIWQKVFQRYNISKSDLDDFFGGPAFLAWSRMANMHGWGGPLPQSWLDDQLVLQKRILSRMYAFGMFPVLPAFSGNIPAALRSKFPSAKVTHLGNWFTVDSNPRWCCTYLLDASDPLFVEIGKLFIEEQIREYGGTSHVYNCDTFDENTPPLTDPNYISSLGAATFRGMQSGDYDAIWLMQGWLFSYDPFWEPPQMKALLHSVPVGRMIVLDLYAEVKPIWINSDQFYGVPYIWCMLHNFAADFEMYGVLDMVASGPIDARLSANSTMVGVGMSMEGIEQNPIVYDLMSEMAFHHRQVDLQVWVKTYPTRRYGKSIVGLQDAWQILYHTLYNCTDGKNDKNRDVIVAFPDVEPFVIQTPGLYISTSQTYLTKSSMNYIALDPSNNEYEQPHLWYDTNAVIRALELFLRYGDEVSDSSTFRYDLVDLTRQTLAKYANQVFVRIIESYKSNNANHVSTLCQHFMDLVNDLDTLLTSHEGFLLGPWLESAKGLARDKEQQIQYEWNARTQITMWFDNTNTKASLLRDYANKYWSGLLRDYYGPRAAIYFKYLILSMERKEPFALEEWRKEWISLTNNWQSDRKIFPTTATGDALNISRTLYTKYLRNADLIQLEVFVGIVKIASSRRAQR encoded by the exons atgCCGGCGCCCCGCTTCCTCCGGATACTCCTGCTGCTCGTCGCGCTAGCCTGCGCCGCGTCGGAGGTCGGGTGCTCCGACCGGCGGTTCCCGCACCTCGACCGCCTCCGGGAGCTCCACCGCAGGGAGGCTCGCCCCGCGGCCGAGCaggaggccgcggcgcgcgggctCCTAACACGCCTCCTCCCATCGCACTCCGCCAGCTTCGATTTTAGGGTCATCTCCACG GACCAATGTGGTGGAAAGGCATGCTTTATCGTGGACAACTATCCATTGTTTGATGGAGAAGGGACTCCAGAAATACT GATACTTGGAATAAGTGGGGTAGAAATCTCTGCTGGCCTTCATTGGTATTTGAAACACTACTGTGCTTCACATATATCATGGGATAAAACTGGTGGCACACAATTATCATCAGTGCCGCGCCCTGGCTCACTACCCCGTGTTCCTTCTGGTGGCATTTTGATCCAAAGACCAATTGGCTGGAGCTACTACCAGAATGCGGTTACATCCAGTT ATTCTTTTGCTTGGTGGGATTGGGAGCGCTGGCAGAAGGAAATTGACTGGATGGCTCTTCAAGGAATCAATTTGCCCCTTGCTTTCACTGGGCAAGAGGCCATATGGCAGAAAGTTTTTCAG AGGTACAACATTAGTAAATCAGATCTGGATGATTTCTTTGGTGGACCAGCCTTTCTTGCATGGTCTCGGATGGCCAATATGCATGG ATGGGGTGGACCTCTCCCTCAGAGTTGGCTTGATGATCAGCTGGTTCTTCAGAAGAGAATCCTCTCTAGGATGTATGCTTTTGGCATGTTTCCAG TTCTTCCAGCCTTTTCTGGTAACATTCCGGCTGCGCTAAGGTCAAAATTTCCTTCAGCTAAAGTCACTCATCTTGGAAACTG GTTCACAGTTGACAGCAACCCAAGGTGGTGTTGCACGTATCTTCTGGATGCATCTGATCCCTTGTTTGTAGAAATTGGGAAGCTTTTTATAGAAGAACAAATCAGAG AATATGGTGGGACAAGTCACGTGTACAACTG TGACACTTTTGATGAGAACACTCCTCCGCTAACTGATCCAAATTATATATCATCATTGGGTGCTGCAACATTCAGGGGGATGCAAAGTGGTGATTATGATGCTATTTGGTTAATGCAA GGTTGGTTGTTTTCTTATGATCCTTTCTGGGAACCCCCACAAATGAAG GCACTTCTGCATTCTGTTCCAGTTGGCCGAATGATTGTTCTTGATCTATATGCAGAAGTGAAACCAATATGGATCAACTCTGATCAGTTCTATGGTGTCCCTTACATCTG gTGCATGCTTCATAATTTTGCTGCAGACTTTGAAATGTATGGTGTTTTAGATATGGTTGCTTCTGGGCCTATTGATGCTCGACTAAGTGCCAACTCTACAATG GTTGGAGTTGGTATGTCTATGGAAGGTATCGAACAAAACCCTATTGTTTATGACCTGATGTCAGAAATGGCCTTTCATCACAGACAAGTTGATCTTCAG GTGTGGGTTAAGACATATCCAACAAGAAGATACGGGAAATCAATTGTGGGACTGCAAGATGCTTggcaaattttataccatactCTTTACAATTGCACGGATGGTAAAAAT GACAAAAATCGTGATGTGATAGTGGCATTCCCAGATGTTGAACCTTTTGTTATTCAAACACCAGGATTGTATATAAGCACTAGCCAAACCTATTTGACAAAGTCATCTATGAATTACATTGCGTTGGATCCATCCAATAATGAATATGAACAGCCACATTTATGGTATGATACCAATGCTGTTATACGTGCCCTAGAGCTTTTTCTTCGATATGGAGATGAAGTCTCTGACAGCAGTACCTTCAG GTATGACCTTGTGGATTTAACTCGTCAAACGCTGGCTAAATATGCCAACCAGGTCTTTGTGAGGATCATTGAAAGCTACAAATCAAACAACGCGAACCATGTGAGCACTCTCTGTCAGCACTTCATGGACCTTGTAAATGACCTAGACACGCTGTTGACCTCCCATGAGGGATTTCTTCTTGGCCCTTGGTTGGAAAGTGCCAAGGGCCTTGCCAGAGATAAAGAACAACAAATACAG TATGAATGgaatgctcgaacacaaattacGATGTGGTTTGACAACACGAATACGAAAGCTAGTTTGCTTCGAGATTATG CAAATAAATACTGGAGCGGCCTGCTGCGAGATTACTATGGACCAAGGGCTGCCATCTACTTCAAGTACTTAATACTGAGCATGGAGAGGAAAGAACCTTTTGCACTGGAGGAATGGAGGAAGGAATGGATTAGCCTCACAAACAACTGGCAGAGCGATAGGAAGATCTTTCCGACCACAGCTACTGGAGATGCTCTCAACATCTCCCGGACACTATACACGAAGTACCTGCGCAACGCTGATTTAATTCAGCTAGAAG TTTTTGTAGGCATAGTGAAGATTGCTTCGAGCAGACGGGCGCAGCGCTAA
- the LOC102712802 gene encoding peroxidase 2-like, whose protein sequence is MASRHNFACSAMAALLFSAAAAVVSAQLSTDFYDETCPDALDIIESAVRAAVFKESRMGASLLRLHFHDCFVNGCDGSVLLDDTTGITGEKNAQPNKNSLRGFEVVDDIKAQLEASCEQVVSCADILAVTARDSVVALGGPTWDVELGRRDGTTASLDAANNDLPPPTSDLGDLIKSFSDKGLTETDMVALSGAHTIGQARCVNFRGRLYNETNLDASLATSLKPRCPNPTGDGDDNTAPLDPATSYVFDNFYYRNLVRNKGLLHSDQQLFSGGGSADAQTTAYASNMAGFFDDFRDAMVKMGGIGVITGTSGQVRVNCRKVN, encoded by the exons ATGGCTTCCAGGCATAACTTCGCGTGCTCTGCCATGGCGGCCTTGCTcttctctgctgctgctgctgttgtttcAGCGCAGCTCTCCACTGATTTCTACGACGAGACGTGCCCCGATGCGCTGGACATCATCGAGTCTGCCGTCAGAGCCGCCGTTTTCAAGGAGTCCCGAATGGGAGCTTCGCTTCTTCGCCTCCATTTCCACGACTGCTTTGTCAAT GGGTGCGACGGGTCAGTGCTGCTCGACGACACGACGGGCATCACCGGCGAGAAGAACGCGCAGCCGAACAAGAACTCCCTCCGCGGCTTCGAGGTGGTCGACGACATTAAGGCGCAGCTCGAGGCATCCTGCGAGCAGGTTGTCTCCTGCGCCGAcatcctcgccgtcaccgcccgcgactccgtcgtcgcc CTGGGAGGGCCGACGTGGGACGTGGAGCTGGGCCGGCGagacggcacgacggcgagcctGGACGCGGCGAACAACGacctcccgccgccgacgtccgaCCTCGGCGACCTGATCAAGTCCTTCTCCGACAAGGGCCTGACGGAGACCGACATGGTCGCGCTGTCGGGCGCGCACACCATCGGGCAGGCCAGGTGCGTCAACTTCCGCGGCCGCCTCTACAACGAGACCAACCTCGACGCCTCCCTCGCCACCTCGCTGAAGCCGAGGTGCCCCAACCctaccggcgacggcgacgacaacaCGGCGCCGCTCGACCCGGCCACCTCCTACGTGTTCGACAACTTCTACTACCGGAACCTCGTGAGGAACAAGGGCCTGCTGCACTCCGACCAGCAGCTgttcagcggcggcggctccgccGACGCGCAGACCACCGCCTACGCCTCCAACATGGCCGGCTTCTTCGACGACTTCCGTGACGCCATGGTGAAGATGGGTGGCATCGGTGTGATCACTGGCACCAGTGGCCAGGTCAGGGTTAACTGCAGgaaggttaattaa